One window of the Granulicella arctica genome contains the following:
- a CDS encoding RNA polymerase sigma factor — MERASSNSAVGLFLTQSDAVPMPLDQEMLALFDLLRMPVLRYAVSFGLAQCDGEDILQEVFLALFHHLRKRRSRSNLRAWIFRVTHNLALRRRMLIQSRARLTQLDAYTPEEHYTSELNPEEIAIAGEQHADLLRVYRTLPDRDQRCLQLRAEGLTYREIAGVVGVSLGTVATILVRSLSRLGQMNAR, encoded by the coding sequence ATGGAGCGGGCATCTTCCAATTCGGCTGTTGGACTTTTTCTCACACAGAGTGATGCCGTGCCAATGCCGCTTGACCAAGAGATGCTGGCGCTGTTCGACTTACTGCGGATGCCGGTTCTTCGGTATGCGGTGTCGTTTGGGCTGGCTCAGTGTGACGGCGAGGATATTCTTCAAGAGGTATTCCTGGCTTTGTTTCATCACCTGCGGAAAAGGCGCTCGCGAAGCAACCTGCGCGCTTGGATTTTTCGGGTGACGCACAACCTTGCACTGCGGCGCCGGATGTTAATTCAGAGTCGCGCGCGGCTAACTCAACTGGATGCCTATACGCCGGAGGAGCACTATACCAGCGAACTGAATCCAGAGGAAATAGCGATTGCGGGTGAGCAGCATGCAGACCTGTTGAGGGTCTACCGCACACTTCCAGATCGAGACCAGCGTTGTCTACAACTTCGCGCGGAGGGCCTGACCTATCGTGAGATAGCAGGGGTTGTCGGAGTATCGTTGGGTACTGTCGCCACGATACTCGTGCGTTCGCTCTCCCGGCTGGGGCAAATGAATGCGAGGTAA
- a CDS encoding TonB-dependent receptor — translation MCFRNLAAFLLFVAISPLVAQVQPIGEIKLHITDPSGASLQVAGRINGPGGMSRTLQTDEQGKLDLTGLAPGHYRLQIARSGFVPQSLSIDLTSTMLVSREIKLGVQGTSTSVNVFSLTPIGQADQSFDQIPVSLQGITAKNLEDSNALDLADLMNKHLTSVFVNENVGNPYQPDINYRGYTASPLLGTPEGLSVYLDGVRQNQPFGDVVAWDLIPKIAIRDMALIPGSDPVYGLNTLGGAISVHTKDGLTTPGASLQITGGKFGRRSGEGEIGGLLPHGYNYYVAGNLYREDGWRQYSSTEVRQSFAKLGWSDAKTTFSLAGAYADNWLTGNGTSDFRFLKTDYSSVNTIPDVTWDRSPSLTLNATHALSDKLILSSNAYYRYVRTDSSNGDLNDDSFDQSLYNLSAADIAALKAAGYTGFPITGNVTSEPTPFWRCLAQVLEDQGNGEPSEKCDGIVTRTTDKQNSYGLSGLMTWRRKHNRLIIGAGWDRGTSTYKQLSQLAYLNPDNVSFTLVDAFIDGSIMSGGNPVDTRVQLHGIVNTPSIYATDTLTYGSVSLTLSGRYNHTALDNLDYLPVSAARGNLTSTNTFQRFNPAVGLTYKLSRFFNTYFNYSEASRSPTSIELGCSDPNEPCNLPNALVSDPPLKQVVSRTFEAGIRSNGESTFHWSADYFFGQNSSDLLFVASEQTGFGYFLNFGKTRRDGIELELGEDWSHWSLGGNYTFLNATYQSPQTIDGGSNSTNDSALAGLKGIDDDIHIVPGDYIPQVPRNLLKLYGQYKPSSKLTAELDILAAGSSFARGNENNLDQPDGVYYLGSGKSAGYGVASIGAHYQIRPRIQLFVQANNLLDKHYSTGAQLGTTPFDNNDHLVARPFGIPNGSGAGTIPIRTSTFLAPGTPFNIYGGFKITLWNKH, via the coding sequence ATGTGCTTCCGCAACCTCGCAGCATTTCTACTGTTTGTAGCTATCTCACCCCTCGTTGCACAAGTTCAACCTATCGGCGAGATCAAACTCCACATCACCGACCCCTCAGGTGCATCTCTTCAGGTTGCCGGTCGCATCAACGGTCCTGGAGGCATGTCCCGAACCCTCCAGACTGACGAGCAGGGCAAACTCGACCTGACGGGCCTCGCCCCCGGCCACTACCGTCTCCAGATCGCCCGTAGCGGCTTCGTTCCCCAGAGTCTCAGCATAGATCTCACATCCACCATGCTCGTCTCCCGCGAGATCAAATTAGGCGTCCAAGGTACATCGACTTCGGTCAATGTGTTCTCGCTCACACCCATCGGCCAGGCCGACCAGTCGTTTGATCAGATCCCCGTTTCGCTTCAAGGTATTACAGCCAAGAACCTCGAAGACAGTAACGCCCTTGACCTCGCCGACCTCATGAACAAGCATCTCACCAGTGTCTTCGTTAACGAGAACGTCGGCAACCCCTACCAACCGGATATCAACTACCGCGGCTACACTGCCTCGCCTCTCCTTGGCACACCCGAAGGTCTTTCCGTGTACCTTGATGGCGTTCGCCAAAACCAGCCCTTCGGTGATGTAGTCGCCTGGGACCTTATTCCCAAGATTGCCATCCGCGACATGGCTCTCATCCCGGGATCCGATCCAGTTTACGGTCTGAACACCTTAGGCGGCGCCATCTCTGTCCACACCAAAGATGGTCTTACTACACCGGGTGCCAGCCTTCAGATCACCGGCGGCAAGTTCGGTCGGCGAAGTGGAGAAGGCGAGATCGGAGGTCTGCTACCCCATGGGTACAACTACTACGTCGCCGGCAACCTGTACCGCGAAGACGGCTGGCGGCAGTACTCTTCTACCGAGGTTCGCCAGTCTTTCGCAAAGCTTGGCTGGTCTGATGCGAAAACTACCTTCTCTCTCGCCGGAGCATACGCCGACAACTGGCTGACCGGCAACGGCACCTCCGACTTCCGCTTCCTCAAAACGGATTACAGCAGTGTCAACACCATTCCGGACGTCACTTGGGATCGCTCACCCTCGCTCACCCTGAACGCGACCCACGCCCTCTCCGATAAACTTATTCTCTCCAGCAATGCTTACTATCGCTATGTCCGCACGGACAGTTCCAACGGCGATCTGAATGACGACTCCTTCGACCAGTCACTCTACAACCTCTCGGCCGCCGACATCGCCGCACTCAAAGCCGCGGGCTACACCGGCTTCCCAATCACGGGCAATGTCACTAGCGAGCCCACTCCTTTCTGGCGCTGCCTTGCCCAAGTACTTGAAGATCAGGGCAACGGCGAGCCCTCCGAAAAGTGCGACGGCATCGTTACCCGCACCACCGACAAGCAGAACAGCTACGGTCTCTCCGGTCTGATGACTTGGCGCAGGAAGCATAACCGGCTAATCATCGGCGCCGGCTGGGATCGCGGCACCTCCACCTACAAGCAGCTCTCTCAGCTCGCCTATCTCAACCCAGACAATGTTTCCTTCACGCTCGTTGACGCCTTCATTGACGGCTCAATAATGTCTGGTGGCAATCCTGTCGACACCCGTGTCCAGCTCCACGGAATTGTCAATACTCCAAGCATCTACGCGACCGACACTCTCACCTACGGGTCGGTTAGCCTCACCTTATCCGGTCGCTACAACCATACGGCTCTCGATAATTTGGATTATCTTCCTGTCTCGGCCGCGCGCGGCAATCTCACCAGCACGAACACCTTCCAGCGTTTCAATCCCGCAGTTGGCCTGACCTACAAGCTCTCTCGTTTCTTCAACACATACTTCAATTACAGCGAAGCCAGCCGCTCTCCCACCTCTATCGAATTGGGCTGCTCCGATCCGAACGAACCTTGCAATCTGCCGAATGCGCTCGTAAGCGACCCTCCACTCAAGCAGGTCGTCTCCCGCACCTTCGAGGCCGGTATTCGCTCGAACGGAGAGAGTACCTTCCACTGGAGCGCTGATTATTTCTTCGGGCAGAACTCCAGCGATCTACTCTTCGTCGCGTCGGAACAAACTGGCTTCGGCTATTTCCTAAACTTCGGCAAAACCCGCCGCGATGGTATCGAACTGGAATTGGGGGAAGACTGGAGTCACTGGAGCCTGGGCGGCAACTACACCTTCCTCAACGCTACCTACCAGAGCCCCCAGACCATTGATGGGGGCAGTAACAGCACAAACGACAGCGCTCTTGCCGGACTCAAGGGCATCGATGACGACATCCACATCGTCCCCGGGGACTACATCCCCCAGGTTCCCCGTAACCTCCTCAAGCTCTATGGTCAGTACAAGCCGTCGTCAAAGCTCACGGCCGAGCTCGACATTCTCGCTGCCGGATCCTCCTTCGCCCGCGGCAATGAGAATAATCTCGACCAGCCCGACGGCGTCTACTATCTCGGCTCCGGCAAGTCCGCCGGTTACGGCGTCGCCAGCATCGGTGCGCACTATCAGATCCGGCCTCGCATCCAGCTCTTCGTTCAGGCAAACAATCTACTGGATAAGCACTACTCTACCGGCGCCCAACTCGGCACGACCCCCTTCGACAACAATGATCACTTGGTGGCTCGGCCCTTCGGAATTCCCAATGGCAGCGGCGCTGGCACCATCCCCATCCGCACCTCCACCTTCCTTGCTCCCGGAACTCCCTTCAACATCTACGGCGGTTTCAAGATTACCTTGTGGAACAAACATTAG
- a CDS encoding TetR/AcrR family transcriptional regulator: MKTAVHLVEHGDADGLSLRAVAAELGVKAPSLYRYFSDKEALEVAVAEEILNVMLVEFRAAAATADPETRFRRVVEVYLRFARERFPLYTFVIQHNHPERYASGAGKAVWDLMVDAASAVSGQLDDTAAAVATWAFLHGYATLEHSGAFGPSGPKGGLERGIKAFLSNFRVSHSVLKTHSERSTDSRKAKKT, encoded by the coding sequence TTGAAAACGGCGGTGCACCTCGTAGAACATGGGGACGCCGACGGGCTGTCACTAAGAGCCGTTGCCGCGGAGCTTGGCGTGAAAGCGCCGAGTTTATACCGCTATTTTTCGGATAAGGAGGCGCTAGAAGTTGCGGTTGCCGAGGAGATACTCAATGTAATGCTGGTTGAGTTTCGGGCCGCGGCAGCGACCGCTGATCCGGAGACCAGGTTTCGAAGAGTGGTTGAAGTCTATCTGCGGTTCGCGAGGGAACGGTTTCCGCTTTATACGTTCGTCATACAGCACAACCATCCCGAGCGGTATGCGTCAGGAGCCGGCAAAGCCGTGTGGGATCTGATGGTAGACGCCGCCAGCGCCGTCTCTGGACAGCTGGACGATACGGCTGCCGCTGTAGCTACCTGGGCCTTCCTGCATGGGTACGCCACGCTTGAACATTCCGGTGCCTTCGGACCATCTGGTCCGAAGGGCGGACTTGAGCGAGGTATAAAGGCTTTTCTGAGCAACTTTCGCGTTAGCCACTCCGTTCTGAAAACGCATTCGGAGCGATCGACAGATTCTCGGAAAGCGAAAAAAACGTGA
- a CDS encoding medium chain dehydrogenase/reductase family protein, protein METTIRKVLVPHFGDESVLQIIEATVASPQVGEVQVQVLHSVVAGSDVNMRRGLYPFQKKAPLTPGYSMIGRALANGPGCKKFAPGTLVACLTIYGSQAERMNVPEKFVSPVPEGLDLRQATALILDWMTAYEMLEHSAHVKRGQRIFVHGLSGAVGTALLHLAHLRGAEVFGTASVSKHAELSAADAVVFDYRQKDWIQQMQRLGGVDSVFDPLGYQSFDESYSILRKGGLLVGYGQNLPALSNGPRPSPLPMILKLFARNLAFWSGKRTTFFGLFRGSKHFAPDLACLFRMLGEGRIRVPIKAVFPLADVQEAHRTYARGSGVGSIILDVA, encoded by the coding sequence ATGGAAACCACGATCCGAAAGGTACTTGTTCCCCACTTTGGAGATGAGAGTGTTCTACAGATCATTGAGGCAACAGTCGCGAGTCCACAGGTGGGTGAGGTGCAGGTACAAGTGCTACATTCCGTGGTCGCGGGTTCCGATGTCAACATGCGTCGCGGCCTGTATCCGTTTCAGAAGAAAGCGCCCTTGACGCCTGGTTACAGCATGATCGGCAGAGCGCTGGCGAATGGTCCGGGCTGCAAAAAATTTGCTCCAGGAACTCTGGTGGCCTGCCTCACCATCTATGGCTCTCAGGCAGAGCGAATGAATGTTCCAGAGAAGTTTGTATCACCGGTGCCAGAGGGACTAGACCTGCGTCAAGCCACCGCACTTATCCTTGACTGGATGACTGCCTACGAGATGCTCGAGCACAGCGCCCATGTAAAGCGCGGTCAACGAATCTTCGTTCATGGCCTCAGCGGCGCAGTTGGCACAGCGCTTCTCCATCTGGCGCACCTTCGGGGAGCAGAAGTGTTCGGTACCGCTTCAGTGAGTAAGCACGCCGAACTGAGTGCAGCCGATGCCGTGGTCTTCGACTACAGGCAAAAAGATTGGATTCAACAGATGCAGCGCCTGGGAGGCGTGGACTCCGTGTTCGACCCTCTTGGATATCAGAGCTTCGATGAAAGCTATTCGATCCTGCGCAAAGGCGGTCTGCTGGTCGGCTACGGCCAGAACCTTCCCGCGCTGAGCAACGGGCCCCGGCCGTCCCCGCTGCCTATGATCCTCAAGCTGTTCGCTCGCAATCTTGCCTTCTGGTCAGGCAAGCGGACCACCTTTTTTGGCTTATTCAGGGGTTCCAAGCACTTCGCTCCGGATCTGGCGTGCCTCTTCCGCATGCTCGGCGAAGGTCGCATCCGGGTTCCCATCAAGGCCGTATTTCCGCTGGCTGACGTTCAGGAGGCGCATCGCACGTACGCGCGAGGTAGCGGAGTCGGTTCAATTATCCTTGATGTTGCCTAG